A stretch of the Vitis riparia cultivar Riparia Gloire de Montpellier isolate 1030 chromosome 13, EGFV_Vit.rip_1.0, whole genome shotgun sequence genome encodes the following:
- the LOC117929276 gene encoding disease resistance RPP8-like protein 3: MEETDLRQLSICQHLYKLYLGGEISNLPEHHHLPPNLTKLTLWESRLRQDPMPILERLLNLTTLYLCSNFYSREELVFSANGFPQLKYLQLFAVYALKRLWVDKSAMPSLKHLSIDACLSLEMVPEGLRYITTLQILEIGSMPNEFMQRLQVINGIEGEDFYKVRHVPSISFINYWDG, translated from the exons ATGGAAGAAACAGATCTGAGGCAATTATCGATATGTCAACATCTTTATAAGCTATACCTAGGAGGAGAAATAAGCAATCTACCTGAGCACCACCACTTGCCTCCGAACCTCACCAAGTTAACCTTGTGGGAGTCTCGCCTAAGACAGGATCCGATGCCAATTCTGGAGAGGCTTCTTAACTTGACAACCCTGTACTTATGCTCTAATTTTTACTCTAGGGAGGAATTGGTTTTCTCTGCAAATGGGTTCCCTCAACTCAAATATTTGCAACTTTTCGCTGTTTATGCCTTAAAAAGGTTGTGGGTGGACAAAAGTGCAATGCCTAGTCTAAAGCATTTATCGATTGACGCATGCTTATCATTGGAAATGGTTCCTGAAGGGTTGAGATATATCACTACGCTTCAGATATTGGAAATTGGGTCTATGCCCAATGAATTCATGCAGAGGCTTCAAGTGATAAATGGAATAGAAGGGGAGGATTTCTACAAAGTCCGACACGTGCCCTCCATCTCATTCATAAATTATTG GGATGGGTGA